In the Pseudonocardia cypriaca genome, one interval contains:
- a CDS encoding DUF58 domain-containing protein: MASRSRLSGLTTRGRCLLAGGGATAVCAVILDERDLLRVGVFVALLPLLALLLASRSRRNVRVERVLDPPRVPVGAQVDVELQLAGGPLLGALRLADGAPDAAGPQADAPPRFTVHRLSSRGTATLTYPLQPVLRGVHRVGPLTGTVTDPLGLAEFDQELAEPQRLVVLPRVVPLRGVPPALGAGEGTAGAALSHQGQGATDVLIRAYRQGDELRRVHWRSSARHGELMVRLEERPWRGGMTLLLDRRDAAHRGRGADSSLEFAVSLAASVCMHLFARGEPVTLVTEDGIELTPPGSAFGREQVLDALAGLRPSARTDLGGPELTSGTEVLAVLGAIAPGQVEALCSRHPAGGHAVLCDTATWDPAGGRSSAVESTSALRRAGWHVAVATAAMTPAHVWDQLVAGAAPAFSGRR; encoded by the coding sequence GTGGCCTCCCGCAGCCGCTTGTCCGGCCTCACCACGCGCGGGCGCTGCCTTCTGGCGGGTGGCGGCGCCACCGCCGTGTGCGCCGTCATCCTGGACGAGCGCGACCTGCTGCGCGTCGGCGTGTTCGTGGCGCTGCTGCCGCTGCTCGCCCTGCTGCTCGCTTCTCGCAGCCGTCGCAACGTCCGCGTCGAGCGCGTGCTCGATCCGCCGAGGGTGCCGGTCGGCGCCCAGGTGGACGTCGAGCTGCAGCTCGCGGGCGGCCCGCTGCTCGGGGCGCTGCGGTTGGCCGATGGTGCACCGGACGCCGCAGGCCCGCAGGCCGACGCCCCGCCGCGCTTCACGGTGCACCGGCTCTCCAGCCGCGGCACCGCCACCCTGACCTATCCCCTCCAGCCGGTGCTGCGCGGCGTGCACCGGGTGGGCCCGCTCACCGGCACCGTCACCGACCCGCTCGGCCTCGCCGAGTTCGACCAGGAGCTCGCCGAGCCCCAGCGGCTCGTCGTCCTCCCCCGGGTCGTCCCGCTGCGCGGCGTGCCGCCTGCACTCGGCGCGGGCGAGGGCACGGCCGGAGCCGCCCTCAGCCACCAGGGCCAGGGCGCCACCGACGTGCTGATCCGCGCGTACCGGCAGGGCGACGAGCTGCGGCGGGTGCACTGGCGCAGCAGCGCCCGGCACGGCGAGCTGATGGTGCGGCTCGAGGAGCGGCCCTGGCGCGGCGGGATGACCCTGCTGCTCGACCGCCGCGACGCAGCGCATCGCGGGCGGGGTGCCGACTCGAGCCTCGAGTTCGCCGTCAGCCTCGCGGCCAGCGTGTGCATGCACCTCTTCGCGCGCGGCGAGCCGGTCACGCTCGTCACCGAGGACGGCATCGAGCTCACGCCGCCGGGTTCCGCCTTCGGCCGCGAGCAGGTGCTCGACGCGCTCGCCGGCCTGCGCCCGTCCGCGCGCACCGATCTCGGCGGTCCGGAGCTCACCAGTGGCACCGAGGTGCTGGCCGTGCTGGGCGCCATCGCCCCCGGGCAGGTCGAGGCCCTGTGCTCGCGCCACCCCGCCGGGGGCCACGCGGTGCTCTGCGACACCGCCACCTGGGATCCCGCGGGCGGTCGCAGCAGCGCCGTCGAGAGCACGTCGGCGCTGCGCCGCGCGGGCTGGCACGTCGCGGTGGCCACCGCGGCCATGACGCCGGCACACGTGTGGGACCAGCTGGTCGCAGGCGCCGCGCCCGCATTCTCGGGTCGGCGATGA
- a CDS encoding GNAT family N-acetyltransferase, with product MTRAPARQLVRLGPDDLADRLTEALHVYVSAMGYPPSTARHRRTLWLEHVRRPGWRAVGWLDAAGSLLGIAYGYAGGPGQWWYEEVRRGLATAGPEAQRWLEDYFELTELHVRPDAQGLGLGESLLRALLTDVPNARVLLSTPEYGADVPGRAWRLYRRTGFQDVLRQHRFTGDARPFAVLGRTLPLSPSS from the coding sequence GTGACCAGGGCTCCGGCGCGCCAGCTCGTCCGGCTCGGGCCGGACGATCTCGCCGACCGGCTCACCGAGGCGCTGCACGTCTACGTCTCCGCGATGGGCTATCCCCCCAGCACCGCGCGCCACCGGCGCACGCTGTGGCTCGAGCACGTGCGAAGGCCGGGCTGGCGCGCGGTCGGCTGGCTCGACGCAGCGGGTTCCCTGCTCGGCATCGCCTACGGGTACGCGGGCGGGCCCGGTCAGTGGTGGTACGAGGAGGTGCGCCGCGGGCTCGCCACCGCGGGCCCGGAGGCCCAGCGCTGGCTGGAGGACTACTTCGAGCTCACCGAGCTGCACGTCCGCCCCGACGCGCAGGGCCTCGGGCTCGGCGAGTCGTTGCTACGGGCGCTGCTCACCGACGTCCCGAACGCGCGCGTGCTGCTGTCCACCCCCGAGTACGGCGCCGACGTCCCCGGCCGTGCATGGCGCCTCTACCGGCGCACCGGCTTCCAGGACGTCCTGCGCCAGCACCGCTTCACCGGCGACGCCCGCCCGTTCGCGGTGCTCGGCCGCACGCTCCCCCTGTCCCCGTCCAGCTGA
- the rsmH gene encoding 16S rRNA (cytosine(1402)-N(4))-methyltransferase RsmH, giving the protein MGQHDHEDGPAGARHVPVALPRVAELLRPALADRPAVLVDATLGLGGHAAALLAEHPRLTLVGLDRDPEALAMAGRRLAAHADRIHLVHAVYDRIADVLGELGLPRVDGVLFDLGVSSLQLDADERGFSYSRDADLDMRMDPTTGPTAAEVLNSYSVPQLARVLREYGEERFAGRIAAAVARRREKAPLRRSSELVELLYDVVPAASRRTGGHPAKRTFQALRIEVNGELEALRAALPAAIDALAVGGRIVVLAYHSLEDRMVKRELAARASSRTPVDLPVELPGHGPELRLLSRGAEQASADEISENPRAAPVRLRAAERIREAA; this is encoded by the coding sequence GTGGGGCAGCACGACCACGAGGACGGGCCAGCTGGGGCCAGGCACGTCCCCGTGGCCCTGCCCCGGGTCGCCGAGCTCCTGCGGCCGGCGCTCGCCGACCGGCCGGCGGTCCTCGTCGACGCCACCCTCGGGCTCGGTGGCCACGCCGCCGCGCTGCTCGCAGAGCACCCGCGGCTGACGCTGGTGGGGCTCGACCGCGACCCGGAGGCGCTCGCGATGGCCGGGCGCAGGCTCGCCGCGCACGCCGACCGGATCCACCTCGTGCACGCCGTGTACGACCGCATCGCCGACGTACTCGGGGAACTGGGGCTTCCCCGGGTCGACGGCGTGCTGTTCGACCTCGGCGTCTCGTCGCTGCAGCTCGACGCCGACGAGCGCGGCTTCTCCTACTCCCGCGACGCCGACCTCGACATGCGGATGGACCCCACGACGGGCCCGACCGCAGCCGAGGTCCTCAACTCCTACTCGGTGCCGCAGCTGGCGAGGGTGCTGCGCGAGTACGGCGAGGAGCGCTTCGCGGGCCGGATCGCGGCCGCCGTCGCCCGCAGGCGGGAGAAGGCGCCGCTGCGGCGCAGCAGCGAGCTGGTCGAGCTGCTCTACGACGTGGTTCCCGCGGCGTCCCGGCGCACCGGTGGCCATCCCGCGAAGCGCACGTTCCAGGCGCTGCGGATCGAGGTCAACGGTGAGCTGGAGGCGCTGCGTGCCGCGCTTCCCGCGGCGATCGACGCGCTCGCCGTCGGCGGGCGGATCGTCGTGCTCGCCTACCACTCGCTCGAGGACCGCATGGTCAAGCGGGAGCTGGCGGCGCGTGCGTCGTCCCGCACGCCGGTGGACCTGCCGGTCGAACTGCCCGGCCACGGACCCGAGCTCCGGTTGCTCAGCCGCGGGGCCGAGCAGGCGAGCGCGGACGAGATCAGCGAGAACCCGCGGGCGGCGCCGGTCCGCCTGCGTGCCGCCGAACGCATCCGGGAGGCGGCGTGA
- a CDS encoding ParA family protein, which translates to MLVVATLSLKGGVGKTTVALGLAGAALQHDVRTLVVDLDPQANSTIALDPAPTTATVADVLDEPRRSVLHSAIARSGWGDAVDVLVGAEQTERHNHPDPSPKQLDQLRRALQRLTHPEGLLGDRIGDGADEPYRLVIIDCPPSLGQLTRSALAAAHRAVLVTDPTMFAVSGVQRAFDAVQTERQRGNHDLQPLGVLINRVRPRNTEHEFRISELRELFGPLVLTGVLPDRSAIQQAQGACMPIQRWDTPGAREASAVFTLLLGRVLRSDRRRDPSEALAAPPATR; encoded by the coding sequence GTGCTGGTGGTGGCCACATTGAGCTTGAAGGGCGGGGTCGGGAAGACCACCGTCGCGCTCGGGCTCGCCGGTGCGGCGCTGCAGCACGACGTGCGCACGCTCGTGGTGGACCTGGATCCCCAGGCCAACTCGACGATCGCCCTCGACCCGGCGCCCACCACGGCCACGGTGGCCGACGTGCTCGACGAGCCGCGCCGCTCGGTGCTGCACAGCGCGATCGCCCGGAGCGGCTGGGGTGACGCCGTGGACGTGCTCGTCGGCGCCGAGCAGACCGAGCGGCACAACCATCCCGACCCGAGCCCCAAGCAGCTGGACCAGCTGCGGCGGGCGCTGCAGCGGCTCACGCACCCCGAAGGGCTGCTGGGCGACCGCATCGGCGACGGTGCCGACGAGCCGTACCGGCTGGTGATCATCGACTGCCCGCCGTCGCTGGGGCAGCTCACCCGGAGTGCGCTCGCCGCGGCACACCGCGCGGTGCTGGTGACGGACCCGACGATGTTCGCGGTGTCGGGCGTGCAGCGCGCCTTCGACGCCGTGCAGACCGAGCGCCAGCGGGGCAACCACGACCTGCAGCCGCTCGGCGTGCTGATCAACCGGGTGCGACCGCGCAACACCGAGCACGAGTTCCGGATCAGCGAGCTGCGGGAGCTGTTCGGCCCGCTCGTGCTCACCGGGGTGCTGCCCGACCGCTCGGCCATCCAGCAGGCCCAGGGCGCGTGCATGCCCATCCAGCGCTGGGACACGCCCGGCGCGCGGGAGGCCTCGGCCGTGTTCACCCTCCTGCTGGGCCGGGTGCTGCGCAGCGACCGCCGCCGCGACCCGTCCGAAGCGCTCGCGGCACCGCCCGCCACCCGCTGA
- a CDS encoding SAV_6107 family HEPN domain-containing protein, which produces MTITTTARVPTQRTGPARARPGPGPAAAPTSRAALGLLRQAADGLAEAHRAEDPLHRYPAAYLAALRAGAAVLAVRARPQPRRGATRNVWELLAEVAPELAEWAAFFSACSATRAAAEAGIARLVGKRDADDMLRQAEQFVGLVTASVPVR; this is translated from the coding sequence ATGACCATCACGACAACGGCACGTGTGCCCACGCAGCGCACGGGGCCGGCGCGGGCCCGACCCGGCCCCGGTCCGGCCGCTGCGCCCACGTCCCGTGCTGCCCTGGGGCTGCTGCGCCAGGCGGCCGACGGGCTCGCGGAGGCCCACCGGGCCGAGGACCCGCTGCACCGCTACCCGGCGGCCTACCTGGCCGCGCTACGCGCGGGGGCCGCGGTGCTCGCGGTGCGGGCGCGCCCGCAGCCCCGGCGCGGCGCCACCCGCAACGTATGGGAGCTGCTCGCCGAGGTCGCGCCGGAGCTCGCCGAGTGGGCGGCCTTCTTCTCGGCCTGCTCGGCCACCCGGGCGGCGGCCGAGGCGGGGATCGCCCGGCTCGTGGGAAAGCGCGACGCCGACGACATGCTGCGCCAGGCCGAACAGTTCGTCGGCCTCGTCACGGCGTCGGTTCCGGTGCGCTGA
- the mraZ gene encoding division/cell wall cluster transcriptional repressor MraZ codes for MFLGTYTPKLDDKGRLTLPAKFRDELRGGLMITKGQDHCLYVFTREAFAELAQKVASAPLTSESARVFQRNLFSGTDEQNPDSQGRIAITPELRRYAGLTKECVVIGAFTRAEIWDAEAWQRYQEQHEDTYAKAQEEVLPGLI; via the coding sequence GTGTTCCTCGGCACCTACACCCCGAAGCTGGACGACAAGGGGCGGCTCACGTTGCCCGCGAAATTCCGCGACGAGCTGCGAGGCGGGCTGATGATCACGAAGGGGCAGGACCACTGCCTGTACGTGTTCACCCGCGAAGCCTTCGCCGAGCTCGCGCAGAAGGTCGCGTCGGCGCCGTTGACGAGCGAGTCGGCCCGCGTCTTCCAGCGCAACCTCTTCTCCGGCACCGACGAGCAGAACCCCGACTCCCAGGGTCGCATCGCCATCACGCCCGAGCTGCGCCGCTACGCGGGGCTGACGAAGGAGTGCGTGGTGATCGGCGCGTTCACCCGCGCCGAGATCTGGGACGCCGAGGCATGGCAGCGGTACCAGGAACAGCACGAGGACACCTATGCGAAGGCACAGGAGGAGGTGCTCCCCGGACTGATCTGA
- a CDS encoding TetR/AcrR family transcriptional regulator, with the protein MAMRTRQSQRRRQVLTRERIVETAVELLDAVGEGALTVRALTGRLATGPGAIYWHIGNMDELLEAATDTVVATALAPRTQPAEAAGTPQDEIRAVALGLFDAVTEHAWLAAQLAVQLTRKPWGPVTLRIFEGIGRPVRTLGVPQGDWFTTTSTLVHYILGATTQNSQATGDGSVPGSEADRAEFLDTASRAWRDLDPDDYPFIRAVANQMREHDDREQFLAGIDLVLAGVTALHPPATSSPADS; encoded by the coding sequence ATGGCCATGCGGACCCGGCAGTCACAGCGACGCAGGCAGGTGCTCACGCGGGAGCGCATCGTCGAGACAGCGGTCGAGCTGCTGGACGCGGTGGGGGAGGGTGCCCTGACGGTCCGGGCGCTGACCGGCCGCCTGGCCACCGGTCCCGGCGCGATCTACTGGCACATCGGCAACATGGACGAGCTGCTGGAGGCCGCGACCGACACCGTCGTCGCCACCGCGCTGGCCCCGCGTACCCAGCCCGCCGAGGCCGCGGGCACGCCCCAGGACGAGATCCGCGCCGTCGCACTCGGCCTGTTCGACGCGGTCACCGAACACGCGTGGCTCGCCGCCCAGCTCGCGGTGCAGCTCACCCGCAAGCCATGGGGGCCGGTGACGTTGCGGATCTTCGAAGGCATCGGCCGGCCGGTCCGCACGCTGGGCGTGCCGCAGGGCGACTGGTTCACCACGACCTCGACGCTCGTCCATTACATCCTCGGCGCCACCACCCAGAACTCGCAGGCCACCGGCGACGGCAGCGTCCCCGGGTCCGAAGCTGACCGCGCCGAGTTCCTCGACACCGCATCCAGGGCATGGCGAGATCTCGACCCCGACGACTACCCGTTCATCCGGGCCGTCGCGAACCAGATGCGCGAGCACGACGACCGCGAACAGTTCCTCGCCGGCATCGACCTCGTCCTCGCGGGCGTCACCGCCCTCCACCCACCCGCCACATCGAGTCCTGCCGACTCGTGA
- a CDS encoding AAA family ATPase: MTATSSRPGLDGDTGAGIGDVAELCGRIAGNVQRVIVGKPDVVRVALVTLLAEGHLLVEDVPGVGKTSLAKALARSIDCSVSRVQFTPDLLPGDITGLSIFNRQTTEFEFRPGPVFANIVIADEINRASPKTQSALLECMAEHQVTVDGATYALASPFMVVATQNPVEMDGTYPLPEAQRDRFTARVSVGYPDLAAELAMVDEHSAADPLEMLRPVTDARRVRMVVDIVRRVRVSPEVRQYCVELVGTTRRIPDVRLGASPRATLQLVRAARAQAALAGRGFVVPDDVQAVAVPVLAHRLMLTPDALASRRSAVDIVRSLLGRHPVPAHRGG, encoded by the coding sequence GTGACCGCCACGAGCAGCCGCCCCGGACTCGACGGTGACACCGGCGCCGGGATCGGCGACGTGGCGGAGCTGTGCGGCCGGATCGCGGGCAACGTGCAGCGGGTCATCGTCGGCAAGCCGGACGTGGTGCGGGTCGCCCTCGTCACGCTGCTCGCCGAGGGCCACCTGCTCGTCGAGGACGTGCCCGGCGTCGGCAAGACGTCGCTCGCCAAGGCGCTCGCGCGGTCCATCGACTGCTCGGTCAGCCGCGTGCAGTTCACCCCGGACCTGCTCCCGGGCGACATCACCGGCCTGTCCATCTTCAACCGGCAGACCACGGAGTTCGAGTTCCGGCCCGGCCCGGTCTTCGCCAACATCGTGATCGCCGACGAGATCAACCGCGCCTCGCCGAAGACGCAGTCGGCGCTGCTGGAGTGCATGGCCGAGCACCAGGTCACCGTCGACGGCGCCACCTACGCGCTCGCCAGCCCCTTCATGGTTGTCGCCACGCAGAACCCGGTGGAGATGGACGGCACCTACCCACTCCCCGAGGCCCAGCGCGACCGCTTCACCGCGCGCGTCAGCGTCGGCTACCCCGACCTCGCGGCCGAGCTCGCCATGGTCGACGAGCACAGCGCGGCCGATCCGCTCGAGATGCTGCGGCCGGTCACCGACGCGCGGCGGGTCCGGATGGTGGTCGACATCGTTCGCCGGGTCCGGGTCAGCCCGGAGGTGCGCCAGTACTGCGTCGAGTTGGTCGGCACCACCCGCCGCATCCCGGACGTCCGGCTCGGCGCGTCCCCGAGGGCCACCCTGCAGCTGGTGCGGGCGGCGCGCGCGCAGGCCGCGCTCGCCGGCCGCGGCTTCGTGGTGCCCGACGACGTGCAGGCCGTGGCGGTGCCGGTGCTGGCCCACCGGCTGATGCTCACGCCCGACGCGCTGGCCTCCCGCCGCTCCGCCGTCGACATCGTCCGCAGCCTGCTCGGGCGCCACCCGGTACCGGCACACCGGGGCGGCTGA
- a CDS encoding transglutaminase TgpA family protein has protein sequence MTRPAPPPRQRRDQEAPPRSRAATATVPRQRPAAEEPVRPSAQEPAPPPAPEPAAPARRVPWVATLASGVAVLLAGGPVTAVIQGTSWFGYALVAVAVVVAAGLLLHRLGPVVTVIGQCAAVLVVLTVFFADGALLGFLPGPAAFGHFGALVTGAGQQINTSTAPVAATPEILFLLTAAFGLLTVGVHGAAVLAGAPAAAGVPLLAVFAVPAALADQILPWWAMAGAAVGFGLLLVAAGALHSQLTGGTALVACAVVVALGVGAVTPFIGTAGRFAGDGGSGPAGSIGLTPFTALRGQLEQATPAELFEVRGLRRPTYLRALTLRQYVPDRGWEATRPAPGIPLPGPVQQQPDVPGDFVDVEISNEAFRDYWLPLYGEPIDVADLPETQWLYDASSGTGYTGRPRQEDGWRQRAILPTPSMQELRAAQGIEGVGLEYLDTTGVDPRVGNIAQEVIGNAGPGFDRVFAIQRWFAGPGSQFTYSLQTKPGSGDDALVEFLTVGKTGYCEQFASAMAVMLRTVGVPARVAIGFTAGTDQGDHRTITTADAHAWVEAWFPRIGWTAFDPTPLTDGRRIDPPYVAEAESEQANQESDQAEAAPTLEPQPADEQAPEPVTPEADQPEAAAPSAVSPGVDIPLWPFIAALVAAVAALVPAMMRIRDRRRRLAAVARGGEEAAGAGWEELLAESTDRGAECPPSDTVRAAARRLVREHNLEPDAQQALRQVIGAVEASWFGGTHPGPGELDVPVRAVAAGIAAGSGLSLRGRLLPRSVVQRVRARRSESQARAGTRSEAVTTR, from the coding sequence ATGACGCGCCCCGCTCCCCCACCCCGGCAGCGCCGGGACCAGGAGGCCCCGCCGCGCAGCCGGGCCGCCACCGCCACGGTCCCGCGCCAACGCCCGGCCGCAGAGGAGCCGGTACGCCCCTCCGCCCAGGAGCCCGCGCCGCCGCCCGCCCCGGAACCGGCTGCGCCGGCACGTCGCGTGCCGTGGGTCGCCACGCTCGCGAGCGGCGTGGCGGTGCTGCTGGCCGGTGGTCCGGTCACCGCCGTCATCCAGGGCACCTCCTGGTTCGGGTACGCGCTCGTGGCCGTCGCGGTCGTGGTCGCCGCAGGTCTGCTGCTGCACCGCCTCGGTCCCGTCGTCACCGTGATCGGCCAGTGCGCGGCCGTGCTCGTCGTCCTCACGGTCTTCTTCGCCGACGGTGCCCTGCTCGGGTTCCTGCCGGGCCCCGCGGCGTTCGGCCACTTCGGCGCGCTCGTCACCGGTGCGGGCCAGCAGATCAACACGAGCACGGCCCCCGTCGCGGCCACCCCGGAGATCCTCTTCCTCCTCACGGCCGCGTTCGGGCTGCTCACGGTCGGCGTGCACGGGGCCGCGGTCCTCGCGGGCGCCCCCGCGGCGGCCGGGGTACCGCTGCTCGCGGTCTTCGCGGTGCCGGCGGCGCTGGCCGACCAGATCCTGCCGTGGTGGGCCATGGCGGGCGCCGCCGTCGGCTTCGGCCTGCTGCTGGTCGCCGCAGGCGCGTTGCACAGCCAGCTCACCGGGGGCACCGCGCTCGTGGCCTGTGCCGTCGTCGTAGCGCTCGGCGTCGGCGCCGTCACCCCGTTCATCGGCACGGCCGGGCGGTTCGCGGGCGACGGTGGGAGCGGGCCGGCCGGCTCGATCGGCCTCACGCCGTTCACGGCGCTGCGCGGGCAGCTCGAGCAGGCCACCCCAGCCGAGCTGTTCGAGGTGCGCGGCCTCCGGCGCCCCACCTACCTGCGCGCGCTCACCCTGCGCCAGTACGTCCCCGACCGGGGGTGGGAGGCCACCCGGCCCGCGCCCGGGATCCCGCTACCGGGCCCCGTGCAGCAGCAGCCGGACGTGCCGGGTGACTTCGTCGACGTCGAGATCAGCAACGAGGCCTTCCGCGACTACTGGCTGCCGCTCTACGGCGAGCCCATCGACGTCGCCGACCTCCCCGAGACCCAGTGGCTCTACGACGCCTCCAGCGGCACCGGCTACACCGGCAGGCCCCGCCAGGAGGACGGCTGGCGGCAGCGCGCGATCCTCCCCACCCCCTCGATGCAGGAGCTGCGCGCCGCCCAGGGCATCGAAGGCGTGGGGCTCGAGTACCTCGACACCACGGGCGTCGACCCGCGCGTCGGCAACATCGCGCAGGAGGTCATCGGCAACGCGGGCCCCGGCTTCGACCGGGTGTTCGCCATCCAGAGGTGGTTCGCCGGTCCCGGCTCCCAGTTCACCTACAGCCTCCAGACCAAACCCGGCTCCGGCGACGACGCGCTCGTCGAGTTCCTGACCGTCGGCAAGACCGGCTACTGCGAGCAGTTCGCCTCGGCCATGGCCGTGATGCTGCGGACCGTCGGCGTGCCGGCGCGGGTCGCGATCGGGTTCACGGCGGGCACCGACCAGGGTGACCACCGCACGATCACCACGGCCGACGCGCACGCGTGGGTGGAGGCGTGGTTCCCGCGCATCGGCTGGACGGCGTTCGACCCCACTCCCCTCACCGACGGCCGCCGGATCGACCCGCCCTACGTGGCGGAGGCCGAGTCCGAGCAGGCGAACCAGGAGAGCGACCAGGCCGAGGCGGCGCCCACCCTCGAGCCGCAGCCGGCCGACGAGCAGGCCCCTGAACCCGTCACGCCCGAGGCGGACCAGCCGGAAGCGGCGGCGCCGTCCGCCGTCTCCCCTGGCGTCGACATCCCGCTGTGGCCGTTCATCGCCGCGCTCGTGGCGGCGGTGGCCGCGCTAGTACCGGCGATGATGCGGATCCGCGATCGCAGACGCCGGCTCGCCGCCGTGGCCCGCGGCGGCGAGGAAGCCGCCGGGGCGGGCTGGGAGGAGCTCCTCGCCGAGTCGACCGACCGCGGTGCCGAGTGCCCGCCGAGCGACACCGTCCGCGCAGCGGCCCGCCGCCTGGTGCGCGAGCACAACCTCGAGCCGGACGCCCAGCAGGCGCTGCGTCAGGTGATCGGGGCGGTCGAGGCGAGCTGGTTCGGCGGAACCCACCCCGGCCCGGGTGAGCTCGACGTGCCGGTGCGCGCGGTGGCGGCCGGGATCGCGGCGGGCAGCGGGCTGTCGCTGCGGGGCAGGCTCCTGCCCCGGTCGGTGGTGCAGCGCGTGCGGGCACGCCGGTCGGAGTCGCAGGCCCGGGCGGGCACCCGCTCCGAGGCCGTCACGACCCGCTGA
- a CDS encoding DUF3040 domain-containing protein, whose amino-acid sequence MPLSEHEQRLLEQIERALYAEDPKFASTVRGGRLRKPTRRRRLQGVALFVVGLVLLVVGVAVPQLWLGSFPVLSVVGFLMMLGGAVLAVTSVGANGQAAPAKNAEPDKNRFTGRMEERFRRRFEQE is encoded by the coding sequence GTGCCCCTCTCCGAGCACGAGCAGCGGCTGCTCGAACAGATCGAGCGCGCTCTCTACGCCGAGGACCCGAAGTTCGCGTCGACCGTGCGTGGTGGACGGTTGCGCAAGCCGACGCGTCGCCGCCGCCTCCAGGGCGTCGCGCTCTTCGTCGTCGGCCTCGTGCTGCTCGTCGTCGGCGTAGCCGTACCCCAGCTGTGGCTGGGCAGCTTCCCGGTGCTGAGCGTGGTCGGGTTCCTCATGATGCTCGGAGGAGCCGTACTCGCCGTCACATCGGTGGGCGCGAACGGCCAGGCCGCACCGGCGAAGAACGCCGAGCCGGACAAGAACCGCTTCACCGGTCGGATGGAAGAGCGCTTCCGCCGCCGCTTCGAGCAGGAATAA
- a CDS encoding class I SAM-dependent methyltransferase has protein sequence MVSGPAAEVAGVDGGAVHRTLAAEITSVRDRRPGEVPRVLDVGGGSGAWAVPLARLGCAVTVVDNSPNALAALQRRARDAGVHELVTPVQGDVDALADVAPAGGADLVLGHGLLEVVDDAAAAVSALATATAEGGAVSVLVAGRYAAVLARALAGRLAEARALLVDPDGRFGPDDALRRRLDAGTLRALLESAGPLRVDVLQGDGVLDGWIPGSVRDGGPSAAREVAELEHLAAAAAPLLDVAARLHAMARRV, from the coding sequence ATGGTGAGTGGCCCGGCGGCCGAGGTGGCCGGCGTCGACGGCGGCGCGGTGCACCGCACCCTCGCGGCCGAGATCACCAGCGTGCGCGACCGGCGGCCGGGGGAGGTCCCCCGCGTGCTCGACGTCGGCGGCGGCAGTGGTGCGTGGGCGGTGCCGCTCGCGCGCCTCGGCTGTGCGGTCACCGTCGTGGACAACAGCCCGAACGCGCTCGCCGCTCTCCAGCGGAGGGCGCGGGACGCGGGGGTGCACGAGCTCGTCACGCCGGTGCAGGGCGATGTGGACGCGCTCGCCGACGTCGCCCCGGCCGGAGGCGCCGACCTGGTCCTCGGCCACGGCCTGCTCGAGGTCGTGGACGACGCCGCGGCCGCGGTGTCCGCTCTCGCCACCGCCACGGCCGAGGGAGGGGCGGTCTCGGTGCTCGTCGCCGGGCGCTATGCCGCGGTGCTGGCACGCGCCCTCGCCGGCAGGCTCGCCGAGGCTCGGGCGCTGCTGGTCGACCCCGACGGGCGGTTCGGACCCGACGACGCGCTGCGCAGGCGGCTCGACGCCGGCACCTTGCGCGCGCTCCTGGAGTCGGCCGGCCCGCTGCGGGTCGATGTGCTGCAGGGCGACGGTGTGCTGGACGGTTGGATCCCCGGCTCCGTCCGCGACGGCGGCCCGTCCGCCGCGCGGGAGGTGGCCGAGCTGGAGCACCTGGCCGCCGCCGCTGCGCCGCTGCTCGACGTCGCCGCCCGCCTGCACGCCATGGCCCGCCGCGTCTGA